In one Cytophagales bacterium genomic region, the following are encoded:
- a CDS encoding acyl-CoA dehydrogenase: MNTSPTTPTQPPKIQNKGLDKADQLLLKNQVLSDDYKVSANFYKSDKIFRSYLKNEISQQGNAYFQDKLNQQGEESAGRMNELSLLADKNGPELIKRSPLGENINEIRFHPSYHELLKIAVRSEMFRVKWEPGLRKRFLGETHRLGFSAGYLYAMSELGLYCPLCMTDGVARLIDLFGEEEDKERLLKHIYTDDVDELYTGAMYLTEKSGGSDVGANLTKATHLPRHRRGKTGKYYQLNGEKWFCSNANADIIFALARTDENIKGTKGLSIFLVEKYLQNDHPNPIDIIRLKDKLGVRSMASAECLLTDTIGKLVGKEFGGFKIMAEMLNLSRLYNSVAALSGSRRALIEAYQFLCHRHTFGKCALDHALVRVKLTELSSLHIANFYLVWRAIKALDLADSGNQNEAELFRLITPMVKKWSAEKGVYIVRESMELMGGLGYIEDTGMPKIMRDVMVTPIWEGVGNIMVLDMLRAMVKSKGFEMMCSEINQNASLHHEYKKPMLTELDDLIRFAKGFKDMKQDKMEYSAKLFFEKLTNLYQIALLLGALNKESEDWIIPALNYLKEPSTELKTKEPLSTDEVKRLIGWEV, encoded by the coding sequence ATGAACACATCCCCCACCACCCCAACCCAACCGCCAAAAATCCAAAATAAAGGATTAGACAAGGCAGATCAATTGCTGTTAAAAAATCAGGTATTAAGTGACGACTACAAGGTCAGCGCCAATTTCTATAAAAGTGATAAGATATTCCGAAGCTATCTTAAAAATGAAATATCCCAGCAAGGAAACGCTTATTTCCAGGATAAGCTCAACCAGCAAGGCGAAGAATCAGCAGGCCGGATGAACGAGCTGTCTTTGCTGGCAGACAAAAATGGCCCTGAGCTAATAAAAAGAAGCCCCTTAGGTGAAAATATCAACGAAATACGATTTCATCCCTCCTATCATGAATTATTAAAGATAGCAGTACGATCAGAAATGTTTCGGGTAAAATGGGAACCAGGCCTGAGGAAACGTTTTTTAGGAGAAACGCACAGGCTGGGATTCAGTGCCGGCTACCTTTATGCAATGAGTGAGTTGGGCCTGTATTGCCCTTTGTGCATGACCGATGGTGTTGCCCGCCTGATTGACCTGTTTGGAGAAGAGGAAGATAAAGAGCGTTTGTTAAAACACATTTACACCGATGATGTAGATGAATTATATACCGGTGCCATGTACCTGACGGAAAAGTCAGGTGGGTCAGATGTAGGCGCTAACCTGACAAAAGCAACTCACCTGCCCCGCCACAGGCGGGGTAAAACAGGGAAATATTACCAATTAAATGGAGAGAAATGGTTCTGCAGCAATGCCAATGCAGATATTATTTTTGCTTTGGCAAGAACCGATGAAAATATTAAAGGGACGAAAGGCTTATCTATCTTTTTGGTAGAAAAATACTTGCAAAATGACCACCCAAATCCAATAGACATCATCCGCCTAAAAGATAAATTAGGCGTACGTTCCATGGCAAGTGCCGAATGTTTGCTCACAGATACGATTGGTAAGTTGGTTGGAAAGGAGTTTGGCGGTTTTAAGATCATGGCTGAAATGCTCAACCTTTCACGGCTTTACAATTCCGTAGCAGCATTATCAGGTTCCAGAAGAGCGCTTATAGAAGCTTACCAGTTTTTATGCCACCGTCATACTTTTGGGAAATGCGCACTTGACCATGCATTGGTCCGGGTAAAGCTGACAGAATTATCAAGCCTCCATATAGCCAACTTCTATTTGGTATGGAGGGCTATCAAGGCATTGGACCTTGCAGATTCCGGTAATCAAAATGAAGCTGAACTTTTTCGTTTAATTACGCCTATGGTAAAAAAATGGTCGGCCGAGAAAGGGGTATATATCGTAAGAGAAAGTATGGAATTAATGGGGGGACTGGGCTATATAGAAGACACCGGGATGCCCAAAATTATGCGTGACGTCATGGTGACGCCAATCTGGGAAGGTGTAGGAAATATTATGGTATTAGACATGCTCAGGGCAATGGTAAAATCAAAAGGATTTGAGATGATGTGCAGTGAAATAAACCAAAATGCATCCCTTCATCACGAATACAAAAAACCGATGCTAACAGAATTAGATGATTTGATCCGGTTTGCCAAGGGATTTAAAGATATGAAACAGGATAAAATGGAGTATTCTGCCAAGCTGTTTTTTGAGAAGTTAACGAACCTGTATCAAATAGCATTACTTTTAGGAGCTTTGAACAAAGAAAGTGAAGACTGGATTATTCCCGCTTTGAATTATTTAAAAGAACCTTCCACTGAATTAAAAACGAAAGAACCGTTAAGCACTGATGAAGTAAAGCGATTGATTGGGTGGGAGGTTTGA